The Branchiostoma floridae strain S238N-H82 chromosome 10, Bfl_VNyyK, whole genome shotgun sequence genome has a segment encoding these proteins:
- the LOC118424830 gene encoding uncharacterized protein LOC118424830 isoform X1, producing MATYKVEQGSEKGLKPELLKSCAPREVLIHCHCHNFLLYSEETRTWTTPHFSEFFRTRFFNMLKSVAREDSNSDNSSWFLLVHTEQNKTQMDCTTSVSSSTPRSL from the exons ATGGCCACATATAAGGTGGAACAAGGCTCTGAGAAAGGATTGAAGCCAG AACTACTGAAGTCCTGTGCCCCGAGAGAAGTCCTGAtacactgtcattgtcacaactttctactctactctgaaGAAACCAGGACCTGGACAACACCTCACTTCTCTGAGTTCTTCAGGACAAGATTTTTCA ACATGCTGAAGTCTGTGGCCAGAGAAGACAGTAACTCTGACAACAGCAGCTGGTTTCTTCTTGTACACACTGAGCAGAACAAGACCCAGATGGACTGTACCACTTCTGTGAGTTCTTCAACACCAAGAAGCCTTTGA
- the LOC118424830 gene encoding uncharacterized protein LOC118424830 isoform X2 — translation MVTTLHSKLLKSCAPREVLIHCHCHNFLLYSEETRTWTTPHFSEFFRTRFFNMLKSVAREDSNSDNSSWFLLVHTEQNKTQMDCTTSVSSSTPRSL, via the exons ATGGTGACGACTTTGCATTCTA AACTACTGAAGTCCTGTGCCCCGAGAGAAGTCCTGAtacactgtcattgtcacaactttctactctactctgaaGAAACCAGGACCTGGACAACACCTCACTTCTCTGAGTTCTTCAGGACAAGATTTTTCA ACATGCTGAAGTCTGTGGCCAGAGAAGACAGTAACTCTGACAACAGCAGCTGGTTTCTTCTTGTACACACTGAGCAGAACAAGACCCAGATGGACTGTACCACTTCTGTGAGTTCTTCAACACCAAGAAGCCTTTGA